The following proteins are co-located in the Chryseobacterium daecheongense genome:
- a CDS encoding S46 family peptidase, whose product MKRLFLLFTFLLGFAQMRADEGMWLLMLIKRLNGVDMQKEGLHLTPEEIYSVNNSSLKDAIVSFGGFCTGEIVSDKGLIFTNHHCGYGAVAAASTPEKDYLKNGFWAMKQKDEFNAKNLYVRFLVRMDDASQRINSKLNNKMTGEERKAIIDAETKAIQAENSENGKYTVVVKDFFNGNEFYYFVYQDYKDIRLVGAPPSSLGKFGGDTDNWEWPRHTADFTVFRVYADAAGNPAEYSPSNTPLKPKHFLPVSLKGIKPGDFSMILGYPGRTNRYLTSYGIQQMVDKDYPAWVEASKVAMDVMKKYMDKDKATQLNYASQYASVANYWKNRQGTIDAVIKNGTISDKQKIEATYRQWSAQPGNTEYDGVLEDIEAYYKQVSERNVERNYMSQLSRNSKYISVAYQLGSLLKTYAGQDMQGRLAMKPKVEAAVKSIYDNFSPSLEGEMLAAMVSLYQARVKNPDVASATILGLNAKTLSNTAYSSIFANKTSVTNFILNPDALKLDSDPLWKIANSLAEDQKIAVEKFVKVDDFFAKNNRLFLAGLMKSMPEKKFYPDANSTMRLTYGTVDKLPIRTDRNYFGVTDNYYTDMTGLVGKYKKGDEEFDLPQRVIDLYNMKDFGQYADAAGYMPVNFLSNNDITGGNSGSPVIDGDGNLIGIAFDGNSEALSGDIVFEQEWQKTINVDVRFVLWTIDKYAGARRLIDELKLVRSENTPADTKTRPAKAEHVKSTKKNK is encoded by the coding sequence ATGAAAAGACTATTTCTACTATTCACTTTTTTATTGGGCTTTGCCCAGATGAGAGCGGATGAAGGTATGTGGCTGCTAATGCTCATTAAAAGATTAAATGGTGTTGATATGCAAAAAGAAGGATTGCATTTAACTCCAGAAGAAATTTATTCCGTAAACAATTCTAGTTTAAAAGATGCTATTGTAAGTTTTGGAGGCTTCTGTACCGGTGAAATTGTTTCTGATAAAGGACTGATTTTCACAAACCACCACTGTGGTTATGGTGCTGTTGCAGCAGCTTCTACTCCGGAAAAAGACTATCTGAAGAATGGATTCTGGGCCATGAAGCAAAAAGACGAATTCAATGCTAAGAATCTATACGTTAGATTTTTAGTAAGAATGGATGATGCTTCGCAAAGAATCAATTCTAAACTAAATAACAAAATGACCGGTGAGGAAAGAAAAGCCATAATTGATGCTGAAACTAAAGCAATTCAGGCTGAGAATTCTGAAAACGGGAAGTATACAGTAGTAGTAAAAGATTTCTTCAATGGAAACGAGTTTTATTATTTCGTTTATCAGGATTATAAAGATATAAGATTGGTAGGTGCACCTCCTTCATCATTAGGTAAATTTGGAGGTGATACTGATAACTGGGAATGGCCTAGACACACAGCAGACTTTACGGTTTTCAGAGTGTATGCTGATGCAGCAGGAAACCCTGCTGAGTACTCTCCAAGCAATACCCCTTTAAAGCCTAAACATTTCCTACCGGTTTCTCTTAAAGGAATTAAGCCTGGAGATTTCTCTATGATCCTTGGTTACCCAGGCAGAACAAACCGTTATTTAACTTCTTATGGAATTCAGCAAATGGTAGATAAGGACTATCCGGCTTGGGTAGAAGCTTCTAAAGTAGCAATGGATGTAATGAAAAAGTACATGGATAAAGATAAAGCTACTCAGTTGAATTACGCTTCCCAGTATGCTTCGGTTGCTAATTACTGGAAAAACAGACAAGGAACTATTGATGCTGTTATCAAAAATGGGACAATCTCAGATAAACAAAAGATCGAAGCAACCTACAGACAGTGGTCTGCACAACCTGGAAATACAGAATATGATGGAGTTTTAGAAGATATTGAGGCCTACTACAAACAGGTTTCCGAGAGAAATGTTGAAAGAAATTATATGTCACAACTTTCCAGAAACTCAAAATATATCAGCGTTGCCTATCAATTAGGATCTTTACTTAAGACCTATGCAGGACAAGATATGCAGGGAAGACTTGCCATGAAACCAAAAGTAGAAGCTGCGGTAAAATCAATTTATGATAATTTCAGCCCATCATTGGAAGGGGAAATGCTTGCTGCTATGGTAAGCCTTTATCAGGCAAGAGTTAAAAATCCGGATGTGGCATCTGCAACTATATTAGGATTAAATGCTAAAACATTATCCAATACAGCCTATTCATCTATTTTTGCCAATAAAACCTCGGTAACTAACTTTATTTTAAATCCGGATGCATTAAAACTTGATTCAGATCCGCTTTGGAAAATAGCAAATAGCCTTGCTGAAGATCAAAAGATCGCAGTTGAAAAGTTTGTAAAAGTTGATGATTTCTTTGCTAAAAACAATCGACTTTTCTTAGCAGGTTTAATGAAATCCATGCCTGAGAAAAAGTTCTATCCGGACGCTAACTCTACTATGAGGTTAACATACGGAACTGTTGACAAATTACCTATCAGAACAGACAGAAACTACTTCGGTGTTACAGATAACTATTATACTGACATGACCGGTTTGGTAGGAAAATATAAAAAAGGTGATGAAGAATTTGATCTTCCTCAAAGAGTAATTGATCTTTACAACATGAAGGACTTCGGTCAATATGCTGATGCTGCCGGTTACATGCCAGTTAATTTCCTTTCTAATAATGATATTACAGGCGGAAACTCCGGGTCTCCGGTAATCGATGGTGACGGTAACCTTATAGGGATCGCATTTGATGGAAACAGTGAAGCTTTAAGTGGTGATATTGTTTTTGAACAGGAATGGCAAAAAACAATCAACGTTGACGTACGTTTTGTTCTTTGGACTATCGATAAGTATGCTGGCGCAAGAAGATTAATTGACGAGTTGAAGCTGGTAAGAAGTGAAAACACTCCAGCTGATACTAAAACCCGTCCTGCAAAAGCTGAACATGTAAAATCTACCAAAAAGAATAAATAA
- a CDS encoding META domain-containing protein, with translation MKKIFISLLGVLFLGMMINCSSVPGENLSVQREWMLISFGKFDKEEMVKSRAGINLTGAMEGEKIRGGAFMGCNKMFFTGEFRKNGKMKISGVGSTMMACQNMKLERAFVNSFERITRYSVEGHFLSLYDDKGIVMKFVASDWD, from the coding sequence ATGAAAAAAATATTTATAAGTCTATTAGGAGTATTGTTTTTAGGAATGATGATTAATTGTTCATCAGTTCCGGGTGAAAACCTATCAGTTCAAAGAGAATGGATGCTTATATCTTTTGGGAAATTTGATAAAGAAGAAATGGTTAAAAGCCGCGCGGGAATTAACCTTACAGGAGCAATGGAAGGAGAAAAGATTCGTGGAGGGGCATTCATGGGGTGTAATAAAATGTTTTTTACCGGAGAGTTCAGAAAAAATGGGAAAATGAAGATTTCCGGAGTTGGAAGTACAATGATGGCTTGTCAGAATATGAAACTTGAGCGAGCGTTTGTTAATAGCTTTGAAAGGATTACGCGGTATTCAGTGGAGGGTCATTTTCTTTCTTTGTATGATGATAAAGGTATAGTGATGAAGTTTGTTGCCTCAGATTGGGATTAA